The following are from one region of the Takifugu rubripes chromosome 16, fTakRub1.2, whole genome shotgun sequence genome:
- the amd1 gene encoding S-adenosylmethionine decarboxylase proenzyme translates to MMKDNSAHFFEGTEKLLEVWFSQQDEKKGTGDLRTIPRFEWDKLLENVHCLIISVTKSDKQEAYILSESSMFVSKRRFILKTCGTTLLLQALVPLLELAREYCGFDAIQNFFYSRKNFMKPTHQEFPHRNFQEEVDFLSQIFPNGAAYCMGRLNSDCWYLFTLDLPEFWENKHADQTLEVLMSDLDPAIMDQFYMKDGVSASDVTHMSGICDLIPGSVIDATMFNPCGYSMNGMKADGTYWTIHITPEPEFSYVSFETNLSQTSYDDLVRRVVEIFKPGKLVTTLFVNQSSKCRSVFSSAQKLEGYKRLDRQLAQFNDYNFVFTSYAQQNQQS, encoded by the exons ATGATGAAAGATAACAGTGCACATTTCTTCGAGGGGACCGAGAAGCTACTGGAGGTGTGGTTCTCTCAACAGGATGAAAAGAAAGGAACCGGAGACCTCCGTACTATTCCAAG GTTTGAGTGGGACAAACTCTTGGAGAATGTGCATTGTTTAATCATCAGTGTGACAAAGTCTGACAAGCAGGAAGCTTATATACTCAG TGAGAGTAGCATGTTTGTCTCCAAGAGACGTTTCATTTTGAAAACATGTGGGACCACCCTCTTACTGCAAGCACTGGTGCCTTTGTTGGAGCTTGCCAGGGAGTACTGTGGTTTTGATGCCATCCAG AATTTCTTCTACTCCCGCAAGAATTTTATGAAGCCAACTCACCAAGAGTTCCCTCATCGAAACTTCCAGGAGGAAGTGGACTTTCTCAGCCAGATTTTTCCAA ACGGAGCAGCCTACTGTATGGGACGTTTAAACTCTGACTGCTG GTACCTGTTTACCCTGGACCTGCCAGAGTTCTGGGAAAACAAGCATGCAGATCAGACACTGGAAGTTTTGATGAGTGACCTTGATCCAGCAATTATGGACCAGTTCTATATGAAAGATGGTGTTTCTGCAAGTGATGTCACTCAT ATGAGTGGAATTTGTGACCTAATACCAGGTTCTGTTATCGACGCCACAATGTTTAACCCCTGTGGATACTCAATGAATGGGATGAAGGCTGAT GGAACATACTGGACTATTCACATCACCCCTGAACCGGAGTTCTCCTACGTCAGTTTTGAAACCAACCTCTCCCAAACGTCGTACGACGATCTTGTCAGGAGGGTGGTTGAAATCTTCAAGCCAGGAAAACTTGTCACCACCCTTTTTGTCAAtcag AGCTCCAAATGTCGCAGCGTCTTTTCTTCAGCCCAGAAGCTTGAGGGCTACAAGCGTCTTGACCGCCAGCTGGCACAGTTCAACGATTACAATTTTGTCTTCACAAGTTATGCCCAGCAGAACCAACAGAGCTGA
- the rpf2 gene encoding ribosome production factor 2 homolog has translation MTQLNGITNPKTKRSKRFLESRAPKLVEDGKSAMIMKGGNTSQLISNVLKDIYALKKPNAVLYKKKNITRPFEDSTSLEFFSKKTDCSLFLFGSHSKKRPDNLILGRLFDFHVLDMIELGIEKFSSLSDIKASKCPEGTKPMLLFAGEAFDTDNEHKRLKSLLIDFFRGPNVSAVRLAGLEHVLHFTSLDGKIYMRSYRSLLKKSGCRTPRIELEEIGPSLDLVLRRTHLASDDLYKLAHRKPKALKAKKKKNISHDAFGTKFGRVHMQKQDLSKLRTRKMKGLRKRKGRAAVGEQDGPAPKEARVAS, from the exons ATGACGCAGTTAAATGGGATAAC AAACCCGAAAACCAAGCGCTCAAAGCGGTTCCTGGAGAGCCGAGCCCCCAAGCTGGTGGAGGATGGGAAGAGCGCCATGATCATGAAGGGAGGAAACACCAGTCAGCTCATCAGCAACGTCCTCAAAGACATC TATGCCCTGAAGAAGCCAAATGCAGTTCTGTATAAAAA GAAGAATATAACTCGGCCCTTTGAGGACTCGACGTCACTG GAGTTTTTTTCCAAGAAGACGGATTGCTCTCTGTTCCTATTTGGGTCGCACAGCAAAAAGCGCCCGGACAACCTCATACTGG GGCGCCTGTTTGACTTTCACGTCCTTGATATGATTGAACTGGGAATTGAGAAGTTCTCCTCTCTGAGTGACATCAAG GCCAGCAAGTGTCCTGAGGGAACCAAACCCATGCTGCTGTTTGCAGGAGAGGCATTTGACACCGACAACGAACACAAACGTCTCAAGAGTCTGCTAATAG ACTTTTTCAGAGGTCCAAATGTGTCTGCGGTGCGTCTGGCCGGGTTGGAGCATGTTTTGCACTTCACGTCACTAGACGGAAAGATCTACATGCGCAGCTACAG GTCCTTGTTGAAGAAGTCTGGCTGCAGAACACCCAGAATCGAGCTGGAGGAGATCGGACCGTCGCTTGATTTGGTCTTGAGGAGGACACATTTGGCCTCGGATGACTTGTATAAGTTAGCCCACAGAAAGCCAAAGGCTCTAAAG gctaaaaagaagaagaacattTCCCATGATGCGTTTGGCACCAAGTTCGGCCGTGTGCACATGCAGAAGCAGGATCTGTCCAAACTGCGCACGCGTAAGATGAAggggctgaggaagaggaaaggaagggcGGCTGTCGGGGAACAGGACGGACCCGCCCCCAAAGAGGCCAGAGTGGCGAGCTGA
- the cdk19 gene encoding cyclin-dependent kinase 19: MDYDFKTKLAAERERVEDLFEYEGCKVGRGTYGHVYKAKRKDGKDEKEYALKQIEGTGISMSACREIALLRELKHPNVIALQKVFLSHSDRKVWLLFDYAEHDLWHIIKFHRASKANKKPMQLPRGMVKSLLYQILDGIHYLHANWVLHRDLKPANILVMGEGPERGRVKIADMGFARLFNSPLKPLADLDPVVVTFWYRAPELLLGARHYTKAIDIWAIGCIFAELLTSEPIFHCRQEDIKTSNPFHHDQLDRIFSVMGFPADKDWEDIRKMPEYPTLQKDFRRTTYANSSLIKYMEKHKVKPDSKVFLLLQKLLTMDPTKRITSEQALQDPYFLEDPLPMTDVFAGCQIPYPKREFLNEDEPEEKTEKNQTQQHQQTTGQAQAQNQQQTVAQQATSQQTSAQTNGTTGATGGTVGGALQHGQDQAPANKKPRIGAPTATGMLPSEYQHSGPRLGYQSNIQGSSQPQSTLGYSSSSQQSSQYSHQTQRY, translated from the exons ATGGATTACGACTTCAAAACAAAACTGGCGGCCGAACGAGAGAGAGTAGAAGATCTGTTCGAATATGAAGGTTGCAAAGTGGGTCGAGGCACCTACGGGCACGTTTATAAAGCGAAGCGAAAAGACGG GAAGGATGAGAAGGAGTATGCACTGAAACAGATCGAAGGCACTGGAATATCAATGTCTGCCTGCAGGGAAATCGCA CTGTTGCGAGAACTTAAACATCCAAATGTGATCGCCTTGCAGAAGGTTTTTCTGTCCCACAGCGACAGGAAGGTGTGGCTCCTCTTCGACTATGCAGAGCACGACCTTTGG CATATCATCAAGTTCCACCGAGCATCTAAGGCTAACAAGAAACCAATGCAGCTCCCTCGAGGGATGGTAAAGTCTCTGCTGTATCAAATTCTGGATGGGATCCATTACCTTCATGCCAACTGGGTGCTCCACAGGGATCTG AAACCAGCTAACATCCTGGTGATGGGGGAGGGTCCCGAGAGAGGAAGAGTTAAAATAG CTGACATGGGTTTTGCCAGACTCTTCAACTCTCCTCTAAAACCTCTGGCAGACCTGGATCCTGTGGTGGTAACCTTTTGGTACAGGGCCCCTGAGCTGCTTCTAGGGGCCCGTCACTACACCAAAGCTATTG ATATTTGGGCAATTGGCTGCATCTTTGCAGAGCTCCTAACGTCTGAGCCCATTTTTCACTGTCGCCAGGAAGATATCAAGACCAGCAACCCATTCCATCATGACCAGTTGGACCGGATATTTAGTGTCATGGGCTTCCCAGCAG ATAAGGACTGGGAAGATATCAGAAAAATGCCTGAATACCCAACACTACAGAAAGACTTCAGAAGGACAAC ATATGCAAATAGCAGCTTAATCAAATACATGGAGAAACATAAAGTCAAGCCAGACAGTAAAGTGTTCCTGTTG CTCCAGAAACTCCTCACAATGGACCCCACCAAGCGGATCACCTCAGAGCAGGCGCTACAGGACCCATACTTCCTGGAGGACCCATTACCAATGACCGA TGTCTTTGCTGGCTGCCAGATCCCCTACCCAAAGCGAGAGTTCCTCAATGAAGATGAACcagaagagaagacagaaaag AATCAgacccagcagcaccaacagacGACAGGCCAAGCTCAGgctcagaaccagcagcagactgtAGCCCAGCAGGCCACATCCCAGCAGACTTCAGCTCAGACCAACGGCACCACAGGAGCAACAGGCGGCACTGTGGGCGGGGCTCTACAACATGGTCAGGACCAAGCCCCTGCCAACAAAAAACCTCGGATCGGGGCCCCCACGGCCACTGGGATGCTCCCGTCAGAGTACCAG CACTCTGGCCCTCGCCTTGGTTACCAAAGCAACATCCAAGGTTCTTCTCAACCTCAGAGTACTTTGGGATACTCCTCATCCTCCCAGCAGAGTTCCCAGTACTCCCATCAGACACAGCGTTACTGA